One Streptomyces sp. R28 DNA window includes the following coding sequences:
- a CDS encoding zinc-binding dehydrogenase, whose product MFAVYAARIDRDEPLSGLELGERPAPEARPGWSTVNVKAASLNHHDLWSLRGVGLAEDKLPMILGCDAAGVDEDGNEVVLHSVIGQSGHGVGPKEPRSILTERYQGTFAEQVAVPTWNILPKPKELSFEEAACLPTAWLTAYRMLFTNAGVRPGDSVLVQGAGGGVATAAIVLGKAAGLRVFATSRDEAKRKRALELGAVEAVESGARLPQRVDAVIETVGAATWSHSVKSLKPGGTLVISGATSGDRPSHAELTRIFFLELKIVGSTMGTKDELEDLLAFCAATGVRPVIDEVLPMDRAREGFERMQSGEQFGKIVLTN is encoded by the coding sequence ATGTTCGCTGTCTATGCCGCCCGAATCGACCGCGACGAGCCGCTCTCCGGACTGGAGTTGGGGGAGCGTCCGGCCCCCGAGGCCCGTCCCGGCTGGAGCACCGTCAACGTCAAGGCCGCCTCCCTCAACCATCACGACCTCTGGTCACTGCGGGGCGTCGGCCTCGCGGAGGACAAGTTGCCGATGATCCTCGGCTGTGATGCCGCCGGGGTCGATGAGGACGGCAATGAGGTCGTCCTGCACTCAGTGATCGGACAGAGCGGGCATGGGGTGGGGCCCAAGGAGCCTCGTTCCATCCTCACCGAGCGGTATCAGGGCACGTTCGCGGAGCAGGTCGCCGTGCCGACCTGGAACATCCTGCCCAAGCCGAAGGAACTCTCCTTCGAAGAGGCGGCTTGTTTGCCGACCGCCTGGCTGACCGCGTATCGGATGCTGTTCACCAACGCGGGGGTGCGGCCCGGGGACTCCGTGCTCGTGCAGGGGGCCGGGGGCGGGGTCGCCACCGCTGCCATCGTGCTCGGGAAGGCCGCGGGGCTGCGTGTCTTCGCCACCAGTCGGGACGAGGCCAAGCGCAAGCGGGCCCTGGAGCTGGGGGCCGTGGAGGCCGTGGAGTCGGGGGCTCGGCTGCCGCAGCGGGTCGACGCCGTGATCGAGACGGTGGGGGCCGCCACCTGGTCGCACTCCGTGAAGTCGCTGAAGCCGGGCGGCACGCTGGTCATCTCCGGTGCCACCAGTGGTGACCGGCCCTCGCATGCCGAGCTCACGCGGATCTTCTTCCTGGAGCTGAAGATCGTCGGGTCCACGATGGGGACCAAGGACGAGCTCGAGGATCTCTTGGCCTTCTGTGCTGCCACTGGTGTGCGCCCCGTGATCGATGAGGTGCTTCCCATGGACCGGGCCCGTGAGGGCTTTGAGCGGATGCAGTCGGGGGAGCAGTTCGGGAAGATCGTGCTCACCAACTGA
- a CDS encoding response regulator transcription factor, whose translation MEQTHTSHNGTAATPGAQRRVLVVEDDPTIVDAIAARLRAEGFLVQTAGDGPAAVDTAEAWQPDLLILDIMLPGFDGLEVCRRVQAQRPVPVMMLTARDDETDMLVGLGVGADDYMTKPFSMRELAARVHVLLRRVERAALAATTPRSGILRLGELEIDHAQRRVRVRSEDVHLTPTEFDLLVCLANTPRAVLSREQLLAEVWDWADASGTRTVDSHIKALRRKIGAERIRTVHGVGYALETPTP comes from the coding sequence ATGGAGCAGACACACACCTCCCACAACGGCACGGCGGCGACCCCGGGCGCGCAGCGCCGGGTCCTGGTGGTCGAGGACGATCCGACCATCGTGGACGCCATCGCGGCCCGTCTGCGCGCCGAGGGTTTCCTCGTGCAGACCGCGGGCGACGGTCCGGCGGCGGTCGACACGGCCGAGGCCTGGCAGCCCGACCTGCTGATCCTGGACATCATGCTGCCGGGCTTCGACGGCCTGGAGGTATGCCGCCGGGTGCAGGCCCAGCGGCCGGTGCCGGTGATGATGCTGACCGCACGCGACGACGAGACCGACATGCTGGTCGGGCTCGGTGTCGGTGCCGACGACTACATGACCAAGCCGTTCTCGATGCGTGAGCTGGCGGCACGCGTGCATGTACTGCTGCGCCGCGTCGAGCGGGCCGCGCTGGCCGCCACGACCCCGCGCTCGGGCATCCTGCGCCTCGGCGAGCTGGAGATCGACCACGCGCAGCGGCGCGTGCGGGTGCGCAGTGAGGATGTCCACCTCACCCCGACCGAGTTCGACCTCCTGGTGTGCCTGGCGAACACCCCGCGCGCGGTGCTCTCCCGTGAGCAGCTGCTCGCCGAGGTGTGGGACTGGGCGGACGCCTCCGGCACCCGCACGGTCGACAGCCACATCAAGGCGCTGCGCCGGAAGATCGGCGCCGAGCGGATCCGCACCGTGCACGGCGTGGGCTACGCCCTGGAGACCCCGACGCCATGA
- a CDS encoding DUF6104 family protein, translating into MYFTDRGIEELEKRRGEEEITFEWLAEQLRTFVDLNPDFEVPVERLATWLARLDDEDDDV; encoded by the coding sequence ATGTACTTCACCGACCGAGGCATCGAAGAACTGGAGAAGCGGCGCGGCGAGGAGGAGATCACCTTCGAGTGGCTGGCCGAGCAGCTGCGCACCTTCGTCGACCTGAACCCGGACTTCGAGGTGCCGGTGGAGCGGCTGGCGACGTGGCTGGCCCGGCTGGACGACGAGGACGACGACGTGTAG
- a CDS encoding CU044_2847 family protein, whose protein sequence is MAELLRIAMGDEDGGDGEGHLVVEVDDDEPGMVRASRVGDRMREASVSLEEALDPIRRAAEATLRTFQAAQPDTVELEFGVKLNASAGAVLTKAGVEGHIVVKLGWERKDPGA, encoded by the coding sequence ATGGCCGAGCTGCTGCGGATCGCCATGGGCGACGAGGACGGCGGGGACGGCGAGGGACACCTGGTCGTCGAAGTCGACGACGACGAGCCCGGCATGGTCCGCGCCTCCCGCGTCGGCGACCGTATGCGCGAGGCCTCCGTCTCCCTGGAGGAGGCGCTGGACCCCATCCGACGCGCAGCGGAGGCGACCCTGCGCACCTTCCAGGCCGCCCAGCCCGACACGGTGGAGCTGGAGTTCGGCGTGAAGCTCAACGCCAGCGCGGGGGCCGTGCTGACCAAGGCGGGCGTCGAGGGCCATATCGTCGTCAAGCTGGGCTGGGAGAGGAAGGATCCCGGCGCCTGA
- a CDS encoding sensor histidine kinase → MSDGPAARRGPGEPWGGVRPFSIKTKLGALVIIAVLITTGLSMIAVRTQTELRFITVFSMIATLLITQFVAHSLTAPLDEMNTVARSISHGDYTRRVRENRRDELGDLAGTINLMADELEAQDQQRKELVANVSHELRTPIAGLRAVLENVVDGIAEADPETMRTALKQTERLGRLVETLLDLSRLDNGVVPLRMRRFEVWPYLSGVLKEANMVASARGGMASGSGSHTRTDVHLHLDVSPPELTAHADPERIHQVVANLIDNAIKHSPAHGRVTVKARRGAYPESLELEVLDEGPGIPRSDWHRVFERFNRGAVIRPHGPGSDGGTGLGLAIARWAVDLHGGRIGVAESERGCRILVTLPGQPSVPS, encoded by the coding sequence ATGAGCGACGGGCCGGCCGCACGGAGAGGCCCCGGGGAGCCCTGGGGCGGCGTACGTCCGTTCTCGATCAAGACCAAGCTGGGCGCGCTGGTCATCATCGCGGTTCTGATCACCACAGGACTGTCGATGATCGCCGTGCGCACCCAGACGGAGCTGCGCTTCATCACGGTCTTCTCGATGATCGCCACACTGCTCATCACGCAGTTCGTGGCCCATTCGCTCACCGCGCCGCTGGACGAGATGAACACGGTGGCCCGGTCCATCTCGCACGGCGACTACACCCGCCGGGTGCGCGAGAACCGCCGGGACGAGCTGGGCGACCTGGCCGGGACGATCAACCTCATGGCGGACGAGCTGGAGGCCCAGGACCAGCAGCGCAAGGAGCTGGTGGCGAACGTCTCGCACGAGCTGCGCACCCCGATCGCGGGCCTGCGGGCCGTCCTGGAGAACGTGGTCGACGGCATCGCCGAGGCCGACCCCGAGACGATGCGCACGGCACTGAAGCAGACCGAGCGGCTGGGCCGGCTCGTGGAGACGTTGCTGGACCTGTCCCGCCTGGACAACGGCGTCGTACCGCTGCGCATGCGGCGCTTCGAGGTCTGGCCGTACCTGTCCGGAGTACTGAAGGAGGCCAACATGGTCGCCTCCGCGCGCGGGGGCATGGCGTCGGGCTCCGGCAGCCACACCCGTACGGACGTCCATCTGCATCTCGACGTCTCCCCGCCGGAGCTGACCGCGCACGCCGACCCCGAGCGCATCCACCAGGTCGTCGCCAACCTCATCGACAACGCGATCAAGCACAGCCCGGCGCACGGCCGCGTGACGGTCAAGGCGCGGCGCGGGGCGTACCCGGAGTCGCTGGAGCTGGAGGTCCTGGACGAGGGTCCGGGCATTCCGCGGTCGGACTGGCACCGAGTCTTCGAGCGGTTCAACCGGGGCGCCGTGATCCGGCCGCACGGGCCGGGCAGCGACGGCGGCACGGGGCTGGGGCTGGCGATCGCACGCTGGGCCGTCGATCTGCACGGCGGCCGGATCGGAGTGGCCGAATCCGAGCGGGGCTGCCGGATTCTTGTCACACTTCCCGGGCAGCCATCTGTGCCAAGTTGA
- a CDS encoding HTH domain-containing protein yields MTEATDLAERAGDRDPRVGLRAVAALRRLLEQLEAVQVRSARNQGWSWQEIAAELGVSRQAVHKKYGRR; encoded by the coding sequence ATGACGGAAGCGACAGATCTAGCCGAGCGTGCCGGTGACCGTGATCCGCGGGTCGGCCTGCGGGCCGTCGCCGCCCTGCGCCGGTTGCTGGAGCAGTTGGAAGCCGTACAGGTGCGCAGTGCGCGCAATCAGGGGTGGTCGTGGCAGGAGATCGCCGCGGAACTCGGGGTCAGCAGGCAGGCCGTGCACAAGAAGTACGGGAGGCGTTGA
- a CDS encoding Clp protease N-terminal domain-containing protein encodes MFERFTKDARAVVTGAVEQAERGGAQTVDAGHLLLALLDREGSRASFALAALGGGQWLESVRLALGEAQRRGGLSQAETDALAGLGIDVGEIVARVEEVHGVGAMAGDRKDKGWWSGRRSISREAKDVLERSLRIAVARRDRHIGDEHILLALTSRPGVPAEVLADHGVTYEALTRVLYGEGEAEAEAG; translated from the coding sequence ATGTTCGAGCGGTTCACGAAGGATGCCCGTGCCGTGGTGACGGGTGCGGTCGAGCAGGCCGAGAGGGGTGGGGCGCAGACCGTCGATGCCGGGCATCTGCTGCTCGCCCTGCTCGACCGGGAGGGGAGCCGGGCCTCGTTCGCGCTCGCCGCGCTCGGGGGCGGGCAGTGGCTGGAGTCCGTGCGGCTGGCGCTGGGGGAGGCTCAGCGGCGGGGCGGGCTGTCGCAGGCCGAGACCGATGCGCTGGCCGGGTTGGGCATCGATGTGGGGGAGATCGTCGCCCGGGTGGAGGAAGTGCACGGGGTAGGGGCGATGGCCGGGGACCGGAAGGACAAGGGGTGGTGGTCGGGGCGCCGTTCGATCAGCCGGGAGGCCAAGGACGTGCTGGAACGGTCGTTGCGTATTGCCGTCGCCCGTCGGGATCGGCACATCGGCGATGAGCACATCCTGCTGGCCCTGACCAGTCGTCCCGGCGTGCCCGCCGAGGTTCTCGCCGATCACGGGGTGACGTACGAGGCGCTTACGCGGGTGCTGTACGGCGAAGGAGAGGCCGAGGCTGAGGCCGGCTGA
- a CDS encoding helix-turn-helix transcriptional regulator codes for MPPVFAHGRLRLYLLKLLDEAPRHGYEVIRLLEERFQGLYAPSAGTVYPRLAKLEAEGLVTHTTEGGRKVYAITDAGRAELADRSGELADLELEIRESVAELAAEIRADVRGAAGDLRREMRAAASEARQGNGAKAEAPFGDFSDYTDKEAWRAAKEEMRRAKQEWKEQARRAKDESRRARDEAQRARRQAKEAQDHARAQAQEEVQRIARRVQEHVQDHFARGDWPTGVREGLTELAKEFGDFGKDYGKGFGRDFGFGRQDTPKSAQQQPDYSDTPQDFPADYEPTWAHEPPTGDPARDLDRLLDRFRDDIRDAARDHGVTPDQLRDTRRHLSTAAAHIGALLRTPKP; via the coding sequence ATGCCTCCCGTCTTCGCCCATGGCCGCCTCCGCCTCTACCTGCTGAAGCTGCTGGACGAAGCCCCACGCCACGGCTACGAGGTGATCCGCCTCCTGGAGGAGCGCTTCCAGGGGCTGTACGCACCGTCGGCCGGCACCGTCTACCCCCGCCTGGCCAAGCTGGAGGCCGAGGGCCTGGTCACCCACACCACCGAGGGCGGCCGCAAGGTGTACGCCATCACGGACGCCGGCCGCGCCGAACTGGCCGACCGCAGCGGCGAGCTGGCCGACCTGGAGCTGGAGATCAGGGAGTCGGTCGCCGAACTCGCCGCCGAGATCCGGGCCGACGTACGCGGCGCGGCGGGCGACCTGCGGCGCGAGATGCGGGCAGCGGCGTCCGAGGCCCGCCAGGGGAACGGCGCCAAGGCGGAAGCACCCTTCGGCGACTTCTCGGACTACACCGACAAGGAGGCGTGGCGCGCCGCCAAGGAGGAGATGCGCCGCGCCAAGCAGGAGTGGAAGGAACAGGCCCGACGGGCCAAGGACGAGAGCCGCCGCGCCCGTGACGAGGCGCAGCGCGCCCGACGCCAGGCCAAGGAGGCACAGGACCACGCCCGGGCCCAAGCCCAGGAGGAGGTCCAGCGCATCGCCCGCCGGGTCCAGGAACACGTACAGGACCACTTCGCACGCGGTGACTGGCCGACGGGCGTACGCGAGGGCCTGACGGAACTGGCCAAGGAGTTCGGCGACTTCGGAAAGGACTACGGGAAGGGGTTCGGCCGGGACTTCGGCTTCGGCCGCCAGGACACTCCCAAGTCGGCGCAGCAGCAACCCGACTACTCCGACACCCCTCAGGACTTCCCCGCCGACTACGAACCCACCTGGGCGCACGAGCCCCCCACCGGCGACCCGGCCCGCGACCTGGACCGTCTGCTCGACCGCTTCCGCGACGACATCCGCGACGCGGCAAGGGACCACGGCGTGACACCGGACCAACTCCGCGACACCCGCCGCCACTTGTCGACGGCGGCGGCACACATCGGAGCGCTACTGCGCACACCGAAGCCCTGA
- a CDS encoding multifunctional oxoglutarate decarboxylase/oxoglutarate dehydrogenase thiamine pyrophosphate-binding subunit/dihydrolipoyllysine-residue succinyltransferase subunit, giving the protein MSPQSPSNSSISTDTDQAGKNPAAAFGPNEWLVDEIYQQYLQDPNSVDRAWWDFFADYKPGAPAASAPAGTAAAGAAETTTAPAAPAAPAAPSVPAPAPAAPKPAAAAPAAPAPAPAAAKPAAAAPAAKPAQPKKAEPATAAAGPELVTLRGPAAAVAKNMNASLEVPTATSVRAVPVKLLFDNRIVINNHLKRARGGKISFTHLIGYAMVQAIKAMPSMNYSFAEKDGKPTLVKPEHINFGLAIDLVKPNGDRQLVVAGIKKAETLNFFEFWQAYEDIVRRARDGKLGMDDFTGVTVSLTNPGGLGTVHSVPRLMPGQSVIMGVGSMDYPAEFQGTSQDTLNKLGISKVMTLTSTYDHRVIQGAASGEFLRIVANLLLGESGFYDDIFEALRIPYEPVRWLKDIDASHDDDVTKAARVFELIHSYRVRGHVMADTDPLEYRQRKHPDLDITEHGLTLWDLEREFAVGGFAGKSLMKLRDILGVLRDSYCRTTGVEFMHIQDPKQRKWIQDRIERAHTKPEREEQLRILRRLNAAEAFETFLQTKYVGQKRFSLEGGESVIPLLDAVIDSAAESRLDEVVIGMAHRGRLNVLANIVGKSYAQIFREFEGNLDPKSMHGSGDVKYHLGAEGTFTGLDGEQITVSLAANPSHLEAVDPVLEGIARAKQDIINKGGTDFTVLPVAIHGDAAFAGQGVVAETLNMSQLRGYRTGGTVHVVINNQVGFTAAPESSRSSMYATDVARMIEAPIFHVNGDDPEAVVRVARLAFEFRQAFNKDVVIDLICYRRRGHNESDNPAFTQPLMYDLIDKKRSVRKLYTESLIGRGDITLEEAEQALQDYQGQLEKVFTEVREATSQPAAVEPSDPQAEFPVAVSTAVTSEVVKRIAESQVNIPDHITVHPRLLPQLQRRASMVEDGTIDWGMGETLAVGSLLLEGVPVRLAGQDSQRGTFGQRHAVIIDRETGEEYTPLQYLSEDQARLNVYNSLLSEYAAMGFEYGYSLARPDALVMWEAQFGDFVNGAQTVVDEFISSAEQKWAQTSGVVLLLPHGYEGQGPDHSSARPERFLQLCAQNNMTVAMPTSPSNYFHLLRWQVHNPHHKPLVVFTPKSMLRLKAAAAKADEFVNGQFQPVIGDSSVDPAAVKKVVFCAGKVYYDLEAERKKRGVTDTAIIRIERLYPLPGAELQAEIAKYPNAEKYLWAQEEPANQGAWPFIALNLIDHLDLAVGADVPHGERLRRISRPHGSSPAVGSAKRHQAEQEQLVREVFEA; this is encoded by the coding sequence GTGTCGCCACAGTCCCCCAGTAACTCGAGCATCTCGACCGACACCGACCAAGCGGGCAAGAACCCCGCGGCCGCGTTCGGACCGAACGAGTGGCTCGTCGACGAGATCTATCAGCAGTACCTCCAGGACCCCAATTCGGTAGACCGAGCCTGGTGGGACTTCTTCGCCGACTACAAGCCGGGGGCGCCCGCCGCCTCGGCTCCGGCGGGTACTGCGGCCGCGGGGGCCGCAGAGACCACCACCGCTCCAGCGGCCCCGGCTGCGCCTGCCGCTCCGTCGGTCCCCGCGCCGGCTCCGGCGGCCCCGAAGCCCGCGGCCGCCGCGCCTGCCGCCCCGGCTCCGGCCCCGGCCGCGGCGAAGCCCGCCGCGGCCGCTCCGGCCGCGAAGCCCGCTCAGCCGAAGAAGGCCGAGCCCGCCACCGCGGCCGCCGGCCCCGAGCTGGTGACGCTGCGCGGTCCGGCCGCCGCGGTCGCGAAGAACATGAACGCCTCGCTGGAGGTGCCCACGGCCACGTCCGTGCGCGCGGTCCCGGTGAAGCTGCTCTTCGACAACCGCATCGTCATCAACAACCACCTGAAGCGCGCCCGGGGCGGGAAGATCTCCTTCACCCACCTGATCGGGTACGCGATGGTGCAGGCCATCAAGGCCATGCCGTCGATGAACTACTCCTTCGCGGAGAAGGACGGCAAGCCGACCCTGGTCAAGCCGGAGCACATCAACTTCGGCCTCGCCATCGACCTGGTGAAGCCCAACGGCGACCGCCAGCTGGTCGTCGCGGGCATCAAGAAGGCCGAGACGCTGAACTTCTTCGAGTTCTGGCAGGCCTACGAGGACATCGTCCGTCGCGCCCGTGACGGCAAGCTGGGCATGGACGACTTCACCGGTGTCACGGTCTCGCTGACCAACCCCGGCGGCCTCGGCACCGTTCACTCCGTGCCGCGTCTGATGCCCGGCCAGTCGGTCATCATGGGCGTCGGCTCCATGGACTACCCCGCGGAGTTCCAGGGCACCTCCCAGGACACCCTGAACAAGCTCGGCATCTCCAAGGTCATGACGCTCACGTCGACGTACGACCACCGGGTCATCCAGGGCGCCGCCTCCGGCGAGTTCCTGCGGATCGTCGCGAACCTCCTCCTCGGCGAGAGCGGCTTCTACGACGACATCTTCGAGGCGCTGCGCATCCCCTACGAGCCGGTCCGCTGGCTCAAGGACATCGACGCGTCGCACGACGACGACGTCACCAAGGCCGCGCGCGTCTTCGAGCTGATCCACTCCTACCGGGTCCGCGGCCACGTCATGGCCGACACCGACCCGCTGGAGTACCGCCAGCGCAAGCACCCCGACCTGGACATCACCGAGCACGGCCTCACCCTGTGGGACCTGGAGCGCGAGTTCGCGGTCGGCGGTTTCGCGGGCAAGTCCCTGATGAAGCTGCGCGACATCCTCGGCGTGCTGCGCGACTCGTACTGCCGCACCACCGGCGTCGAGTTCATGCACATCCAGGACCCCAAGCAGCGCAAGTGGATCCAGGACCGCATCGAGCGGGCGCACACCAAGCCGGAGCGCGAGGAGCAGCTGCGCATCCTGCGCCGGCTGAACGCGGCGGAGGCCTTCGAGACCTTCCTGCAGACGAAGTACGTCGGCCAGAAGCGCTTCAGCCTGGAGGGCGGCGAGTCCGTCATCCCGCTGCTGGACGCGGTCATCGACAGCGCGGCGGAGTCCCGTCTCGACGAGGTCGTCATCGGCATGGCCCACCGCGGCCGGCTGAACGTCCTCGCGAACATCGTCGGCAAGTCGTACGCGCAGATCTTCCGCGAGTTCGAGGGCAACCTCGACCCGAAGTCGATGCACGGCTCCGGCGACGTGAAGTACCACCTGGGCGCCGAGGGCACCTTCACCGGCCTGGACGGCGAGCAGATCACGGTCTCCCTGGCCGCCAACCCCTCGCACCTGGAGGCGGTCGACCCGGTCCTGGAGGGCATCGCCCGCGCCAAGCAGGACATCATCAACAAGGGCGGCACCGACTTCACCGTCCTGCCGGTGGCGATCCACGGCGACGCGGCCTTCGCGGGCCAGGGCGTGGTGGCCGAGACCCTGAACATGTCGCAGCTGCGGGGCTACCGCACCGGCGGCACGGTCCACGTGGTCATCAACAACCAGGTCGGCTTCACGGCCGCCCCGGAGTCCTCGCGCTCGTCGATGTACGCCACCGACGTGGCCCGCATGATCGAGGCCCCGATCTTCCACGTGAACGGCGACGACCCGGAGGCCGTCGTGCGCGTCGCGCGGCTCGCCTTCGAGTTCCGCCAGGCGTTCAACAAGGACGTGGTGATCGACCTCATCTGCTACCGCCGCCGCGGTCACAACGAGTCGGACAACCCGGCCTTCACCCAGCCCCTGATGTACGACCTGATCGACAAGAAGCGCTCGGTGCGCAAGCTCTACACCGAGTCCCTGATCGGTCGCGGCGACATCACCCTGGAAGAGGCCGAGCAGGCGCTGCAGGACTACCAGGGCCAGCTGGAGAAGGTCTTCACGGAGGTCCGCGAGGCCACCTCGCAGCCCGCCGCCGTGGAGCCCTCGGACCCGCAGGCCGAGTTCCCGGTCGCCGTCAGCACCGCGGTGACCTCGGAGGTCGTCAAGCGGATCGCCGAGTCCCAGGTCAACATCCCCGACCACATCACCGTCCACCCGCGTCTGCTGCCGCAGCTGCAGCGCCGGGCGTCGATGGTCGAGGACGGCACCATCGACTGGGGCATGGGCGAGACCCTCGCGGTCGGCTCCCTCCTGCTGGAGGGCGTCCCGGTCCGCCTGGCCGGCCAGGACTCGCAGCGCGGTACGTTCGGCCAGCGTCACGCGGTCATCATCGACCGTGAGACGGGCGAGGAGTACACGCCGCTGCAGTACCTCTCCGAGGACCAGGCGCGGCTGAACGTCTACAACTCCCTGCTGTCCGAGTACGCGGCCATGGGCTTCGAGTACGGCTACTCGCTGGCCCGCCCCGACGCGCTCGTGATGTGGGAGGCCCAGTTCGGCGACTTCGTCAACGGCGCCCAGACGGTCGTGGACGAGTTCATCTCGTCGGCCGAGCAGAAGTGGGCCCAGACGTCCGGCGTCGTCCTGCTGCTGCCGCACGGCTACGAGGGCCAGGGCCCGGACCACTCCTCGGCCCGCCCGGAGCGGTTCCTGCAGTTGTGCGCGCAGAACAACATGACGGTCGCGATGCCGACGTCCCCGTCGAACTACTTCCACCTCCTGCGGTGGCAGGTGCACAACCCGCACCACAAGCCGCTGGTCGTCTTCACCCCGAAGTCGATGCTGCGCCTGAAGGCCGCGGCCGCGAAGGCGGACGAGTTCGTCAACGGGCAGTTCCAGCCGGTCATCGGTGACTCCTCGGTCGACCCGGCCGCGGTCAAGAAGGTCGTCTTCTGCGCCGGCAAGGTCTACTACGACCTCGAGGCGGAGCGGAAGAAGCGCGGCGTCACGGACACGGCGATCATCCGCATCGAGCGCCTGTACCCGCTGCCGGGTGCCGAGCTCCAGGCCGAGATCGCCAAGTACCCGAACGCCGAGAAGTACCTGTGGGCCCAGGAGGAGCCGGCGAACCAGGGTGCGTGGCCGTTCATCGCGCTCAACCTGATCGACCACCTGGACCTGGCGGTCGGCGCCGACGTCCCGCACGGCGAGCGCCTGCGCCGCATCTCGCGTCCGCACGGCTCGTCCCCGGCCGTCGGTTCCGCCAAGCGGCACCAGGCCGAGCAGGAGCAGCTGGTGCGTGAGGTGTTCGAGGCCTGA
- a CDS encoding DUF4097 domain-containing protein yields the protein MSEWSVAEPSKLTFDEPVSELQVRIVNGTVNVVGTDEGSARLEVSEIEGPPLAVTQQGGTLTVAYEDLPWKGFLKWLDRKGWRRSAVVSLAVPADTRVEVGVVGAGAVVSGIHGPSVVKGVTGDTTLVALSGPVRADTVSGNLEAQAVTGDLRFNSVSGDLTVVEGSGSSVKADSVSGSMIVDLDPDGPTDVRLTSISGEIAIRLPAPADADVEANTASGTISNAFEGLRVHGQWGAHKITGRLGAGTGKLRATTVSGSIALLRRPPKEDEPWEAEAWEEPEPATNTSPTDSATDPVNSAQDDSGDNSVSGRGDGPTASPADGTTDKKVL from the coding sequence ATGTCCGAGTGGTCCGTTGCAGAGCCCAGCAAGCTCACCTTCGACGAGCCGGTGAGCGAGCTCCAGGTACGCATCGTCAACGGAACGGTGAACGTCGTGGGGACGGACGAAGGTTCCGCCCGCCTGGAAGTCTCCGAGATCGAGGGCCCACCCCTGGCGGTGACCCAGCAGGGCGGCACACTGACGGTGGCGTACGAGGACCTGCCCTGGAAGGGCTTCCTCAAGTGGCTCGACCGCAAGGGCTGGCGCCGCAGCGCGGTGGTCTCCCTGGCGGTGCCGGCCGACACGCGCGTCGAGGTGGGCGTGGTCGGCGCCGGGGCGGTGGTGTCCGGGATCCACGGCCCGTCGGTCGTCAAGGGCGTCACCGGCGACACGACGCTCGTCGCCCTGTCCGGCCCGGTCCGCGCCGACACGGTCTCCGGGAACCTGGAGGCCCAGGCCGTCACCGGCGACCTCCGCTTCAACTCCGTCTCCGGTGACCTCACGGTCGTCGAGGGCTCCGGCTCCTCGGTGAAGGCCGACTCCGTCAGCGGCTCCATGATCGTCGACCTCGACCCGGACGGCCCGACCGACGTCCGGCTGACCAGCATCTCGGGGGAGATCGCCATCCGGCTGCCGGCCCCGGCGGACGCGGACGTCGAGGCCAACACCGCGAGCGGCACGATCTCCAACGCCTTCGAGGGCCTGAGGGTCCACGGCCAGTGGGGCGCCCACAAGATCACCGGCCGGCTGGGCGCCGGCACCGGCAAACTCCGGGCGACGACGGTCTCCGGCTCGATCGCCTTGCTGCGTCGCCCGCCCAAGGAGGACGAGCCGTGGGAGGCGGAGGCATGGGAGGAGCCCGAGCCCGCCACGAACACCTCGCCAACGGACTCGGCGACCGACCCGGTGAACAGCGCACAGGACGACTCGGGGGACAATTCCGTCTCCGGCCGGGGCGATGGCCCCACCGCTTCCCCGGCCGACGGCACGACCGACAAGAAGGTGCTCTGA